One genomic region from Deltaproteobacteria bacterium encodes:
- a CDS encoding prepilin-type N-terminal cleavage/methylation domain-containing protein — protein MKTQKGFTLVELLVVIAIIGILAAIAVPQFASYRAQAFCSRVESDVKNTVITLEAEYARTQDYTGVAPVQSQGVTVTIDATASAIATVKGTHASCRGGADFTFTGSTGSYVWP, from the coding sequence CTGAAGACTCAAAAAGGGTTCACTTTGGTTGAACTCCTCGTTGTCATCGCGATCATTGGCATTCTGGCTGCCATCGCGGTCCCGCAGTTCGCGTCGTATCGCGCCCAAGCATTTTGCTCACGGGTCGAATCCGACGTGAAAAATACAGTCATCACTCTCGAAGCGGAATATGCCCGGACCCAAGACTATACTGGGGTCGCTCCGGTGCAGAGTCAGGGCGTGACCGTCACCATCGACGCCACCGCGAGCGCCATCGCTACGGTCAAGGGAACGCATGCCTCCTGTCGCGGTGGAGCCGATTTTACGTTTACCGGCTCGACAGGGAGCTATGTTTGGCCATAA